The Penicillium oxalicum strain HP7-1 chromosome VI, whole genome shotgun sequence genome window below encodes:
- a CDS encoding putative cytochrome c1 heme lyase, giving the protein MSRRRNSASTITSSTDAFSGTLPVPDILKHLHFLMGAGASTPSAPAEPSAATCPVDHKTREVWLQQNGGKAPHPASSAPAQEGEQPPSKLQRPLSTDREISSIPRAGAPSAAGTCPEAKKGSPSPYESSPYAASHGAPSNAEAETGHDQASGNWIYPSEKQFFEALMRKGNTPGSTSSPSELATSVASIIPIHNAVNERAWQQILDWENKAPSTDPGSKKCGGPKLYSFRGLGVDPQFLSPRARINGWLGYQHPFDRHDWVVERCGGERVEYVIDFYQGKTNAGGDKPDGLSANAASGKLSFYLDVRPKLNTYEGWRMRFNKFVGF; this is encoded by the coding sequence GTGGAACCCTGCCAGTCCCTGATATTTTAAAGCATTTGCACTTCCTCATGGGAGCCGGCGCCAGTACTCCCTCTGCACCTGCAGAACCTTCTGCGGCAACATGTCCTGTCGATCACAAGACCCGTGAAGTCTGGTTGCAACAGAATGGTGGCAAAGCGCCGCATCCCGCTTCCTCTGCGCCGGCGCAAGAAGGAGAACAGCCCCCTTCCAAATTACAACGACCTTTATCCACAGATCGGGAGATTAGCAGCATACCTCGAGCTGGCGCTCCGTCCGCCGCCGGCACTTGTCCGGAGGCAAAGAAGGGATCCCCATCGCCTTACGAATCATCTCCATACGCTGCTTCGCACGGGGCTCCCTCCAACGCCGAAGCCGAGACGGGTCACGACCAGGCCTCGGGCAACTGGATATATCCCTCTGAAAAACAGTTCTTCGAAGCCCTGATGCGCAAAGGCAACACACCAGGGTCAACGTCATCCCCCTCTGAACTGGCGACCTCCGTCGCCTCCATCATTCCCATTCACAATGCAGTCAACGAGCGGGCATGGCAGCAAATCCTCGACTGGGAAAACAAAGCGCCGTCCACGGATCCCGGCAGTAAGAAATGCGGGGGTCCCAAATTATATTCGTTCCGGGGTCTCGGAGTTGATCCTCAATTTCTAAGTCCACGCGCCCGTATCAACGGGTGGCTGGGGTACCAGCATCCGTTTGATCGGCATGACTGGGTAGTTGAGCGCTGCGGCGGCGAGCGAGTTGAGTACGTGATCGATTTTTATCAAGGCAAAACAAATGCCGGTGGCGACAAGCCAGATGGCCTTTCCGCAAACGCCGCCTCGGGCAAACTCAGCTTCTATCTAGATGTACGGCCGAAACTGAACACCTATGAGGGCTGGAGGATGAGATTCAACAAGTTTGTCGGTTTCTGA